A single Oncorhynchus nerka isolate Pitt River linkage group LG10, Oner_Uvic_2.0, whole genome shotgun sequence DNA region contains:
- the fdx1b gene encoding ferredoxin 1b translates to MARCLYLGSFLFTKMVNTPRISMGVKTCLIKTWTPHSQGKAITIHSAIHSDSEKNSLSEEKVIIHFINQDGIRTTTAVTEGQTLLDVVVNKNLDISGFGACEGTLACSTCHLIFDKTFYEKMEPTVDEEMDMLDLAYGLTKTSRLGCQVTVQKWMDGMTVQVPQEVRDAVGSKGSQ, encoded by the exons ATGGCAAGGTGTTTGTATCTCGGCTCCTTCCTTTTCACTAAGATGGTCAATACACCCCGTATCTCAATGGGAGTCAAAACTTGCCTCATTAAAACCTGGACCCCACACAGCCAAGGCAAAGCCATCACCATCCACTCGGCCATACACTCCGACTCTGAAAAGAACAG CTTGTCGGAGGAAAAAGTCATAATACACTTTATTAACCAAGATGGCATCAGAACCACCACTGCTGTTACTGAAGGACAGACCCTGTTGGATGTTGTTGTAAACAAAAACTTGGACATAAGTGGTTTTG GTGCATGTGAGGGGACATTAGCATGCTCCACCTGTCATCTCATTTTTGACAAGACATTTTATGAGAAGATGGAACCAACGGTGGATGAGGAGATGGATATGCTAGATCTAGCTTACGGGCTTACCAAGAC GTCCCGTCTTGGTTGCCAGGTGACAGTGCAGAAGTGGATGGATGGTATGACTGTCCAAGTGCCCCAAGAGGTGAGGGATGCTGTGGGATCTAAAGGCAGCCAGTGA